From Verrucomicrobia bacterium S94, the proteins below share one genomic window:
- a CDS encoding sigma-54-dependent Fis family transcriptional regulator — translation MEAIFHLSLRRKDLFLQYVFPWEVQRMNKLLIIDDDVALCRSIQLIMGGKGYCVEVCSSAEEGLATIKELCPDLVLLDLVLPDGDGLEVLDQISSSNPNLPVVIISGRQDMAATIEAMRKGAHDYLRKPFDVNDVELVLEKVKREFSRSPEGEQTAPIETRITQPDEIIGNDPKVLEILKQVGRFSRSQVNVLIHGESGTGKELVARAIHGASAPGKPFVAINCSAIVSTLLESELFGHEKGAFTGADRQKPGKLEQAQNGTVFFDEIGDMDLDLQAKILRVLQEKQYERVGGNQPLYFKGRAVFATHRNLAEMVKEGTFREDLYYRVVVGEILIPPLRERQADIPLLAHHFLNRIGQNMNRTIECFSDQALQLLSQHPWPGNVRELQNVITRAIALSESPQILPEHIHFLGDSASETPSSVIQKRPLHSLAEEEKGYIQYVLETKDWNISQTARILDISPTTLRKKINDYNLTRPSK, via the coding sequence ATGGAGGCGATATTTCATTTGTCTCTTCGCAGGAAGGATCTGTTTTTACAATACGTCTTCCCATGGGAGGTTCAGCGGATGAATAAGTTACTGATTATCGATGATGACGTGGCGTTGTGCCGTTCAATACAGCTCATTATGGGAGGCAAAGGGTACTGCGTTGAAGTGTGCTCTTCTGCAGAAGAAGGTCTGGCAACCATAAAGGAATTATGCCCAGACCTCGTTCTGCTGGACCTTGTACTGCCGGACGGAGACGGGCTTGAGGTGCTGGATCAAATCTCCAGCTCAAACCCGAATCTTCCAGTCGTGATTATCTCCGGACGACAGGACATGGCGGCGACCATCGAAGCGATGCGAAAAGGAGCGCATGATTATCTCCGCAAGCCATTCGACGTAAATGACGTGGAACTGGTTCTGGAAAAGGTAAAACGGGAATTCAGTCGTTCTCCAGAGGGAGAACAGACTGCACCCATCGAAACCAGAATCACGCAACCCGATGAAATCATTGGTAATGACCCCAAAGTTTTAGAGATCCTTAAGCAGGTCGGTCGTTTTTCGCGCAGTCAGGTAAACGTATTGATCCATGGAGAAAGCGGGACCGGTAAAGAGCTGGTGGCGCGGGCTATTCATGGAGCGTCCGCACCCGGAAAACCTTTTGTGGCGATTAATTGTTCCGCCATCGTGTCGACTCTGTTGGAAAGCGAACTGTTTGGGCATGAAAAAGGGGCGTTTACAGGAGCAGATCGGCAAAAACCCGGTAAGCTTGAGCAAGCGCAAAACGGCACCGTTTTCTTTGATGAAATTGGGGATATGGATCTAGACCTGCAGGCTAAGATCCTACGAGTACTCCAAGAAAAGCAATATGAACGGGTTGGAGGCAATCAGCCTTTATATTTTAAAGGGCGTGCTGTTTTTGCTACGCACCGTAATCTGGCCGAGATGGTTAAAGAAGGGACCTTCCGCGAAGACCTCTACTATCGCGTAGTCGTCGGAGAAATCCTTATTCCTCCGTTGCGTGAACGACAGGCTGATATCCCATTGCTGGCTCATCATTTTTTAAATCGGATCGGTCAAAACATGAACCGAACCATCGAGTGCTTTTCCGATCAAGCTCTTCAATTACTTTCGCAACATCCATGGCCCGGAAATGTACGAGAGTTGCAAAATGTCATTACGCGCGCTATTGCCTTGAGCGAGTCGCCTCAGATTCTTCCTGAGCATATTCATTTTTTAGGGGATTCTGCGTCTGAGACACCGTCTTCTGTAATCCAAAAACGTCCACTTCATTCATTGGCGGAAGAAGAGAAAGGGTACATCCAATATGTACTTGAAACCAAGGATTGGAACATCTCGCAGACGGCCAGAATTTTGGACATTTCCCCGACGACCTTGCGTAAGAAAATTAACGACTACAATCTAACGCGCCCCTCCAAATAA
- a CDS encoding YHS domain-containing protein, with protein sequence MKAYLISGLLAAALFMAGLSLADQPTQSTCPVMEGNPIDPSFFVDHEGQRIYFCCKMCVNLFQEAPEKYLANLSVNEELQEQHLSEKVEVHDHATDHQDHSSSSRLITFIGKFHPVAVHIPIGLILMAALAESLFLCFGSHPLFRGAARFNLHLALLGAVAAIILGLAAASGTSYPAEYAEVLMKHKVVAFITLAASIVAACCMEIGIRKERPTFILAYRVSLVLAAVLVALTGHFGGMLVYGLNHFSW encoded by the coding sequence ATGAAAGCGTATCTGATTAGTGGTTTATTGGCTGCGGCACTCTTTATGGCCGGGTTGTCTTTGGCAGATCAGCCCACCCAGAGCACCTGCCCGGTGATGGAAGGGAATCCGATTGACCCTTCGTTTTTTGTTGATCATGAGGGTCAGCGTATCTATTTCTGCTGTAAAATGTGCGTCAACCTGTTTCAGGAAGCTCCTGAAAAATATCTTGCTAACCTCTCCGTGAATGAGGAGCTGCAGGAACAGCACTTAAGCGAAAAAGTTGAAGTGCATGACCACGCTACTGATCATCAAGATCATTCATCCTCATCCCGCTTGATCACATTTATTGGAAAGTTTCATCCGGTAGCGGTTCACATACCTATCGGACTTATTTTAATGGCCGCCTTGGCAGAAAGCCTATTTCTGTGCTTCGGATCCCACCCCCTCTTTCGAGGCGCGGCCCGTTTCAATTTACATTTAGCCCTGCTGGGAGCCGTGGCGGCTATCATCCTCGGCTTAGCTGCGGCTTCCGGGACCTCTTATCCTGCAGAATATGCTGAAGTACTGATGAAGCACAAAGTCGTGGCATTTATTACATTGGCAGCCTCCATCGTTGCCGCATGCTGCATGGAAATCGGCATTCGGAAAGAACGCCCGACATTCATTCTGGCCTATCGGGTATCATTAGTCTTAGCCGCTGTGCTAGTGGCGTTAACCGGCCATTTCGGAGGCATGCTGGTTTATGGACTCAATCATTTTTCGTGGTAG
- a CDS encoding DUF3347 domain-containing protein, with product MKPNKTQIKFGLIAVFVVLLTFMVGRCSRGKAVHIEDAGAHEEHVSTEPEVWTCSMHPQIQLPKFGKCPICFMDLIPLEGGDDGGGEREVRVSEYAAKLMELETTPAVRRFGEAEIRMIGKVDYDETGTSYISSWIAGRIDRLFVDYTGIPVQKGDHLAEVYSPELFTAQEELLQAIRTLESLKESQSSTLIETAKKTIDAAREKLRLWGFSAEQIAEVEQRETPSEHMTIYSPGAGIVIHKNAQEGMYVQTGTRIYTIADLSTVWVQLDAYESDLNWLKYGGKVEFSTEAYPGETFTGTISFIDPVITASTRTAKVRVIVDNQEGRLKPGMFVRALARPKVAAAGRVMDEGLAGKWISPMHPEVIKDEPGPCDVCGMPLVTAESLGYVTENEGNAPLLIPVTAALKTGKRAVVYVEIPNSEKPSYEGREVELGARLGDYYVVESGLEEGDLVVTRGAFKLDAELQIRAKPSMMSMPSESQNVDHSTHTDSPVEIIVQETPEAFTQQLQQMIQSYFTLQQALAGDDPQAATIAAAATKEALDAIDMGLLSGDAHMIWMDHLKNFNAAFRPLKAATEIEDQRAAFLSLSQQLIKTVQTFPVPETIYQAYCPMAFDNAGAQWLQSSEEVLNPYFGDMMLRCGEIQQTFNDSTHKSMEQGATEPASSEQTLCPVMGGAINKEVYADHNGLRVYFCCPGCDTTFKEDPEKYISQMRAEGVEPAKTEVPHAH from the coding sequence ATGAAACCAAATAAAACACAGATAAAGTTCGGATTGATTGCGGTCTTCGTTGTTCTGCTTACCTTTATGGTGGGTAGATGCAGCCGAGGGAAAGCGGTACACATAGAAGACGCTGGCGCTCATGAAGAGCATGTTTCGACTGAACCGGAAGTATGGACCTGCTCCATGCACCCCCAGATTCAACTGCCTAAATTTGGCAAATGCCCGATCTGTTTTATGGATCTGATTCCGCTTGAAGGCGGCGATGACGGCGGAGGAGAACGAGAAGTCAGGGTCAGCGAATATGCTGCTAAGCTGATGGAGCTGGAAACAACGCCTGCTGTGCGTCGTTTTGGAGAGGCAGAAATTCGGATGATCGGCAAGGTGGACTATGATGAAACAGGAACCTCCTACATATCTTCATGGATCGCAGGGCGCATAGACCGACTTTTTGTCGACTACACTGGTATCCCCGTTCAGAAAGGCGATCATCTCGCTGAAGTCTATAGTCCTGAATTATTCACTGCGCAGGAAGAACTCCTTCAGGCAATTCGCACGTTGGAAAGCCTAAAAGAGAGTCAGAGCAGCACGCTGATAGAAACCGCCAAGAAAACCATTGATGCCGCTCGTGAAAAACTGCGCCTTTGGGGATTCTCCGCAGAACAGATCGCTGAAGTGGAGCAACGCGAAACGCCTAGCGAACACATGACCATCTACTCTCCTGGAGCGGGCATTGTAATCCATAAAAATGCTCAGGAAGGAATGTATGTTCAAACAGGAACACGCATCTACACGATTGCTGACCTATCTACCGTATGGGTGCAGTTAGATGCGTATGAGAGTGATTTGAACTGGCTTAAATATGGCGGAAAAGTCGAATTTTCAACCGAAGCGTATCCGGGAGAAACATTCACCGGAACGATCTCATTTATTGATCCGGTTATTACTGCGTCTACCCGCACTGCCAAAGTTCGCGTGATCGTAGATAATCAAGAAGGTCGACTGAAGCCCGGAATGTTTGTTCGAGCACTGGCTCGGCCAAAAGTAGCAGCGGCTGGAAGAGTAATGGATGAAGGGCTCGCTGGTAAGTGGATCAGTCCAATGCATCCAGAAGTCATTAAAGATGAGCCCGGTCCCTGTGATGTCTGCGGGATGCCACTGGTGACGGCTGAATCCCTTGGATATGTTACCGAGAACGAAGGAAATGCTCCGCTACTCATCCCGGTGACTGCCGCCTTAAAAACCGGGAAACGAGCTGTAGTCTACGTAGAGATTCCGAATTCGGAAAAACCAAGCTACGAAGGGCGGGAAGTCGAATTAGGTGCGCGTCTGGGTGATTACTACGTGGTTGAAAGCGGTCTCGAAGAAGGCGACCTTGTTGTAACACGTGGAGCCTTCAAGCTGGATGCGGAACTGCAAATTCGTGCCAAACCCAGTATGATGAGCATGCCTAGTGAGAGCCAGAACGTTGATCATTCAACACATACCGATTCGCCTGTCGAAATCATCGTTCAGGAAACGCCTGAAGCCTTCACTCAACAGCTACAGCAAATGATTCAAAGCTATTTCACGCTACAGCAGGCTTTAGCGGGAGATGATCCCCAAGCGGCAACCATTGCGGCGGCTGCCACCAAAGAAGCGCTGGATGCCATTGATATGGGATTGCTTTCGGGCGATGCTCACATGATCTGGATGGATCATCTGAAAAATTTCAATGCGGCATTCCGCCCATTAAAAGCAGCGACGGAAATAGAGGACCAACGCGCAGCGTTTCTCTCTCTTTCTCAACAGTTGATTAAAACGGTTCAAACCTTCCCGGTCCCTGAAACTATATATCAGGCGTATTGCCCAATGGCATTTGATAATGCAGGCGCACAGTGGCTGCAATCTTCAGAAGAGGTATTAAATCCCTATTTCGGTGATATGATGCTTCGCTGTGGAGAAATTCAACAAACGTTTAACGACTCTACTCATAAATCTATGGAACAAGGCGCAACTGAGCCAGCGTCATCCGAACAGACACTTTGCCCCGTTATGGGCGGAGCCATCAATAAAGAGGTTTACGCCGACCATAACGGTTTGCGCGTATATTTTTGTTGCCCCGGTTGTGATACCACCTTCAAGGAAGATCCTGAGAAGTATATCAGCCAGATGCGAGCCGAAGGGGTAGAGCCAGCTAAAACAGAGGTTCCTCATGCTCACTAA
- a CDS encoding response regulator produces the protein MKIVIIDNDTSILRSLELVLRADGHEVVTFSNPKEMLFHVIRKERVDVLLTDYSMPEMNGDELICRLEKDPSFRCKIILMSAHTDLVNQIDSEALHIDRILAKPIDIHQLKDAIYN, from the coding sequence ATGAAAATAGTAATCATTGATAACGATACATCGATCCTGCGGAGCCTCGAGCTCGTGCTACGGGCCGACGGACATGAAGTGGTCACCTTTTCTAATCCAAAAGAGATGTTGTTTCATGTGATTAGAAAAGAGCGGGTCGATGTGTTGCTCACGGATTACTCAATGCCTGAAATGAATGGAGATGAGCTGATTTGCCGGTTGGAAAAAGATCCTTCATTCAGGTGCAAGATTATTCTGATGAGCGCCCATACCGATCTGGTCAATCAGATTGATTCCGAGGCGTTGCACATTGACCGGATTCTAGCCAAACCTATCGACATTCATCAGCTTAAAGATGCGATCTACAATTAG
- a CDS encoding helix-turn-helix domain-containing protein, with protein sequence MEDRWLSVDEIGDYLGVKRDTVYKWIADKSMPAHRIGRLWKFKKDEVDDWIRSGGAGTDQ encoded by the coding sequence ATGGAAGACCGATGGTTATCTGTGGATGAGATTGGAGACTATCTCGGGGTTAAACGAGATACGGTTTATAAATGGATTGCGGACAAAAGTATGCCCGCCCACCGGATCGGTCGCCTGTGGAAGTTTAAAAAAGATGAAGTGGATGATTGGATTCGATCAGGTGGTGCAGGCACCGATCAATAA
- a CDS encoding transcriptional regulator, which translates to MVRTDKEIDMDAPKTTHHENMSRLARVEGQVKGVCRMIEAEEYCIDIITQIEAARSALHSVSRLILEKHIRHCVMDARNTPELLDQHIDEIMTAVKRLSK; encoded by the coding sequence ATGGTGCGGACAGATAAGGAGATCGATATGGATGCACCTAAAACGACTCATCATGAAAATATGTCTCGCTTAGCTCGTGTTGAAGGGCAGGTAAAGGGCGTGTGCCGCATGATTGAAGCTGAAGAGTATTGCATTGATATAATTACGCAAATTGAAGCGGCGAGGTCGGCCTTGCATTCGGTGAGCAGGCTTATTCTTGAAAAGCATATTCGACATTGTGTCATGGATGCTCGTAATACACCGGAGCTGTTGGATCAACATATTGATGAGATTATGACAGCGGTAAAACGATTGTCGAAGTAG
- a CDS encoding HAMP domain-containing histidine kinase produces the protein MAMNKNRSIAESVRLWMIAVAIAPLIIMALQGYHCAREAVLELKHEQLQVVAQAKEQRILDWIQERSRELTMLSRFVALDLHETPSTNCPIIEAAIESSIQLNDSAYESIELYSRDWKPVWGRRSELHDESLLLPPSFREELEKSEGAVISKPHIHENGMIGIHIGVPLDVEHDSLAQYIIAVLELSSTVYPALAPETSKATAVQSCIVSEAGLLLTGVPDGVASDERVVKLPEALMKAGDEPTIYRNFDQETVVGVATQLDELGWILVTEAKAKHAFMWLHHLKIRAVLTGIIALALVLVLAAKSARRISNPLRHMADVAQSVSLGQLDARMKYFPGREHVQVADAFNQMLDEIEKAKEALAHAAALSAIGKLSASIVHEMRNPLSAVMMNLSVLRGAVQDDPVHAELAEIAADQAQRLETMLNDLLLFGKKVELNKQAVSVDDFCKEVSACIRSEEADHISFEVVNKHACPLFVDKEQMLRAVTNLVDNALQASPVNGSVTLTVRESDTAEILFEVRDQGEGISERVGEKLFEPFFTTKKRGTGLGLPNVKKIVELHGGDISFVSSQEGSVFTIRLPMGGSADE, from the coding sequence ATGGCCATGAATAAAAATCGGAGCATTGCGGAGAGCGTTCGACTTTGGATGATTGCGGTGGCAATTGCTCCTTTGATTATCATGGCGCTACAGGGCTACCATTGTGCCCGAGAGGCCGTCTTGGAGTTGAAGCATGAACAGCTTCAGGTGGTGGCGCAGGCTAAAGAACAGCGTATTCTCGATTGGATCCAAGAGCGTAGCCGAGAGCTGACGATGCTCAGCCGATTCGTTGCTCTGGACTTGCATGAAACCCCTTCCACAAACTGTCCTATCATTGAGGCCGCCATTGAATCCTCGATTCAATTAAATGATTCAGCATATGAAAGTATTGAGCTTTATTCCCGCGACTGGAAGCCGGTCTGGGGGCGCAGGAGTGAGTTGCATGATGAAAGCCTGCTTCTTCCTCCTTCATTTAGGGAAGAACTGGAAAAGTCGGAAGGAGCAGTTATTTCGAAGCCGCACATTCATGAGAACGGAATGATTGGCATTCATATCGGAGTGCCGCTGGATGTAGAACATGATTCTCTGGCTCAATATATTATCGCGGTACTTGAACTCTCCTCCACGGTTTACCCGGCGTTGGCTCCAGAGACCAGCAAGGCGACGGCGGTCCAATCATGTATTGTTTCTGAGGCCGGACTTTTATTAACGGGTGTTCCAGATGGAGTTGCTTCTGATGAAAGAGTGGTGAAACTACCTGAAGCGCTTATGAAGGCAGGAGATGAACCTACCATCTATCGAAATTTTGATCAGGAAACAGTAGTCGGAGTGGCAACCCAACTTGATGAATTAGGTTGGATACTGGTTACAGAAGCAAAGGCTAAGCATGCTTTCATGTGGTTGCACCACCTGAAAATCCGAGCCGTTCTTACCGGCATCATTGCATTAGCACTCGTGCTGGTATTGGCCGCAAAATCCGCTAGAAGAATCAGTAATCCGTTACGCCATATGGCAGACGTGGCACAATCTGTTTCTTTGGGGCAGCTTGATGCGCGAATGAAATATTTCCCGGGGCGGGAACATGTTCAGGTGGCAGATGCGTTTAATCAGATGTTGGATGAAATCGAGAAGGCCAAAGAGGCGCTGGCACATGCTGCCGCTCTGTCAGCTATTGGTAAACTGAGTGCGAGCATTGTGCATGAGATGCGGAATCCGCTATCCGCCGTAATGATGAACCTCAGTGTATTAAGAGGCGCGGTGCAGGATGATCCAGTTCACGCCGAACTGGCGGAAATCGCGGCAGATCAGGCGCAACGGCTGGAAACCATGCTGAATGACTTGCTGTTATTCGGAAAAAAAGTCGAACTCAATAAGCAGGCTGTTTCCGTCGATGATTTCTGCAAGGAGGTATCCGCATGTATTCGATCAGAAGAGGCCGATCACATTTCGTTTGAGGTCGTAAATAAACATGCCTGTCCGTTGTTTGTTGATAAGGAGCAGATGCTTCGGGCGGTGACCAATTTGGTCGACAACGCGCTGCAAGCGAGTCCAGTGAATGGCTCGGTGACCTTAACCGTGCGAGAGTCGGACACTGCTGAAATCCTTTTTGAAGTTCGCGATCAGGGCGAAGGAATTTCTGAGCGCGTTGGGGAAAAGCTGTTTGAACCCTTCTTCACCACGAAGAAACGGGGAACGGGGCTGGGCTTGCCCAACGTGAAAAAGATTGTGGAACTGCATGGAGGCGATATTTCATTTGTCTCTTCGCAGGAAGGATCTGTTTTTACAATACGTCTTCCCATGGGAGGTTCAGCGGATGAATAA
- a CDS encoding gamma-glutamylcyclotransferase gives MNTNQQLRLFVYGTLKRGYWNHDRFCSQAVSIEPATTWGRLYHLPAGFPALKIPDGCILAHGTTDPLADTQILNNIKLPETAMQRPDGDWDLIHGELMTFNEPGINLPPIDRLEGFNPHGHSMYRRVLVAIKERDRICAVWGYQYVLDHKGVRLVSGDWTGLDIG, from the coding sequence ATGAATACAAACCAACAGCTACGCCTATTTGTTTACGGAACCCTCAAACGCGGATACTGGAACCATGATCGGTTCTGCTCGCAGGCCGTCAGCATAGAACCCGCCACCACTTGGGGAAGGCTGTATCATCTGCCAGCCGGATTTCCCGCTCTGAAAATTCCTGACGGTTGTATTCTTGCACACGGAACCACCGATCCATTGGCCGATACTCAAATACTGAACAACATCAAATTACCGGAAACCGCCATGCAACGTCCGGATGGCGATTGGGATCTCATCCATGGCGAACTGATGACCTTTAACGAACCCGGCATTAATTTGCCGCCCATTGACCGACTGGAAGGATTCAATCCCCATGGGCACAGCATGTATAGAAGAGTTTTGGTGGCGATTAAAGAAAGGGATCGAATTTGTGCTGTGTGGGGTTATCAATACGTTCTTGATCACAAAGGCGTACGACTGGTCTCAGGAGACTGGACAGGGTTAGACATCGGCTAA
- a CDS encoding TolC family protein: MKTKAIVTFLLLFPLIVLADNLGSNLTLRAVLQIGEMQNPGLQASHNQWKATEEQIAVKKALPDPSISYGYYFEPVETRVGPQNQRFSVSQKFPGFGKLSLKKSIAQQESNAVQQKVQQTRLRLNHRITKAYADLYYLKRSIDVTEDRIRLVRDLEQIARTRYSAGAPLGATLQAQVELGRLEDQLAALNDQRKPHSARLNTLLNRPENAPLAWPQNVDYMPVLSSPEELRSSIARFNPELGEWDQRIEQSEQQIKLAKRERYPDFFVGLQYIQTGEAEMAVPDSGQDAIIGSVGITLPIWAGKNRARIQSASYQKTAAMFNRVDRQQELESALQEVLFQLRDADRKINLYKASLIPKARQSLEVNRKGYESGTMEFINLIDAERMLLEFELSYERARADHLIARARLSQLTGTDFLINQKEDSNESVSD; this comes from the coding sequence ATGAAAACAAAAGCGATAGTCACATTCCTTCTTCTTTTCCCCCTGATTGTCCTCGCTGACAATCTCGGCTCCAACTTGACCTTGAGAGCTGTGTTACAGATTGGCGAAATGCAGAATCCCGGGCTTCAGGCCTCGCATAACCAATGGAAAGCAACTGAAGAGCAGATCGCGGTTAAAAAGGCACTTCCTGACCCAAGTATTTCGTATGGATATTATTTTGAACCGGTGGAAACTCGAGTCGGTCCACAAAACCAACGATTTTCTGTTTCCCAGAAGTTTCCCGGTTTCGGAAAACTTTCCTTGAAGAAGTCTATTGCCCAGCAGGAATCAAATGCCGTTCAGCAAAAGGTTCAGCAAACAAGATTGCGGCTAAATCATCGAATCACTAAAGCATACGCTGATCTCTATTATCTAAAACGCAGCATTGACGTGACGGAAGACCGCATTCGTTTGGTCCGGGATCTGGAGCAAATCGCCCGAACCCGTTATTCTGCCGGAGCACCACTGGGAGCCACTCTGCAGGCACAGGTAGAATTGGGGCGACTTGAAGATCAACTGGCAGCCTTAAATGACCAGCGAAAACCTCACTCAGCCCGACTTAACACATTACTTAACCGTCCCGAAAATGCGCCGTTGGCATGGCCTCAGAATGTTGACTACATGCCGGTGCTTTCATCGCCGGAAGAACTAAGATCATCGATTGCACGCTTTAATCCCGAACTTGGGGAATGGGATCAGCGCATTGAGCAGAGCGAACAACAAATCAAACTGGCGAAGCGCGAACGGTATCCAGATTTTTTTGTGGGACTGCAATATATACAAACGGGAGAGGCCGAGATGGCCGTACCCGATTCCGGGCAGGATGCGATTATTGGTTCTGTTGGAATAACCCTCCCGATATGGGCGGGAAAAAACCGCGCCCGCATTCAGTCGGCCTCCTATCAGAAAACGGCTGCCATGTTCAATCGTGTCGACCGTCAGCAGGAGTTGGAGTCCGCATTGCAGGAAGTCCTTTTTCAACTTCGGGATGCAGACCGTAAAATTAACCTTTATAAAGCGAGCTTGATTCCTAAAGCCCGCCAATCGTTAGAGGTGAACCGAAAAGGATATGAATCCGGCACCATGGAGTTTATCAACCTGATTGATGCGGAGCGGATGCTGCTCGAGTTTGAATTGTCCTATGAACGGGCACGCGCCGACCACCTGATTGCCCGAGCCAGACTCAGCCAGCTGACCGGGACTGATTTTCTGATTAACCAAAAGGAGGATTCCAATGAAAGCGTATCTGATTAG